Proteins encoded within one genomic window of Pongo pygmaeus isolate AG05252 chromosome 4, NHGRI_mPonPyg2-v2.0_pri, whole genome shotgun sequence:
- the TIMD4 gene encoding T-cell immunoglobulin and mucin domain-containing protein 4, whose protein sequence is MSKEPLILWLLIEFWWLYLTPVASETVVTGVLGHRVTLPCLYSSWSHDSNSMCWGKDQCPHSGCKEALIHTDGTRVTLRKSAKYRLQGTIRRGDVSLTILNPSESDSGVYCCRIEVPGWFNDVKINVRLNLQRASTTTHRTTTTTTRRTTTTTTRRTTTTSPTTTPQMTTTPAVLPTTVVTTPDLTTGTPLQMTTIAVFTTANTCPSPTPSTLPEAATGLLTPEPSKEGPILTAESETVLPSDSWSSAESTSADTVLLTSKESKVWDLPSTSHVSMWKTSDSVSSPQPGASDTAVPEQNKTTKTGQMDRMPMSMKNEMPISQLLMIIAPSLGFVLLALLVAFLLRGKFMETYCSQKHTRLDCIGDSKNVLNDVQHGREDEDGLFTL, encoded by the exons ATGTCCAAAGAACCTCTCATTCTCTGGCTGTTGATTGAGTTTTGGTGGCTTTACCTGA CACCAGTCGCTTCAGAGACTGTTGTGACGGGGGTTTTGGGTCACCGGGTGACTTTGCCCTGTCTGTACTCATCCTGGTCTCACGACAGCAACAGCATGTGCTGGGGGAAAGACCAGTGCCCCCACTCCGGTTGCAAGGAGGCGCTCATCCACACTGATGGAACGAGGGTGACCTTAAGAAAGTCAGCAAAATATAGACTTCAGGGGACTATCCGAAGAGGTGATGTCTCCTTGACCATCTTAAACCCCAGTGAAAGTGACAGCGGTGTCTACTGCTGCCGCATAGAGGTGCCTGGCTGGTTCAACGATGTAAAGATAAACGTGCGCCTGAATCTACAGAGAG CCTCGACAACCACGCACAgaacaacaaccaccaccacgcgcagaacaaccaccaccaccacacgcagaacaacaacaacgagccccaccaccaccccacaaaTGACAACAACTCCAGCTGTACTTCCAACAACAGTCGTGACCACACCGGATCTCACAACTGGAACACCACTTCAGATGACAACCATTGCCGTCTTCACAACAGCAAACACGTGCCCTTCACCAACCCCAAGCACCCTTCCAGAGGCAGCCACAGGTCTTCTGACTCCTGAGCCTTCTAAGGAAGGGCCCATCCTCACTGCAG AATCAGAAACTGTCCTCCCCAGTGACTCCTGGAGTAGTGCTGAGTCTACTTCTGCTGACACTGTCCTGCTGACATCCAAAG AGTCCAAAGTTTGGGATCTCCCATCAACATCCCACGTGTCAATGTGGAAAACGAGTGATTCAGTGTCTTCTCCTCAGCCTGGAG cATCTGATACAGCAGTTcctgagcaaaacaaaacaacaaaaacaggacAG ATGGACAGAATGCCCATGTCCATGAAGAATGAAATGCCCATCTCCCAACTACTGATGATCATCGCCCCCTCCTTGGGATTTGTGCTCTTGGCATTGCTCGTGGCATTTCTCCTGAGAG GGAAATTCATGGAAACCTATTGTTCGCAGAAACACACAAG GCTAGACTGCATTGGAGATAGTAAAAATGTCCTCAATGACGTGCAGCATGGAAGGGAAGACGAAGACGGCCTTTTTACCCTCTAA